Proteins encoded together in one Psychrobacter sp. 28M-43 window:
- the fumC gene encoding class II fumarate hydratase has protein sequence MSTQNQATRTEKDTMGNVEVPADAYWGAQTQRSRENFKIGGETLPRPMIEAMALVKKAAAITNASLERIEGDKRDLIVQAADEIINGGLVDQFPLVVWQTGSGTQSNMNMNEVLANRANEIAGSERGSYTPIHPNDHVNHAQSTNDSFPTAIRVAAARQINSLLIPAVKALRDTLAAKAKEFDSIVKIGRTHLQDATPLTLGQEFSGYVSQLDHALTRIDNALQGLYELPLGGTAVGTGLNAHPDYAVKSAAQLATLTGLPFVTSPNKFEALAARDAEVFASGALKTLAASLNKIANDVRWLASGPRCGLGELTIPENEPGSSIMPGKVNPTQSEAMTMVVAQVMGNDTTISMAGASGNFELNVYKPVIAFNLLQSIKLLGDACNSFNENCAVGIEPVKDKIDDFLHNSLMLVTSLNRHVGYENAAKIAKTAYKENKTLKQVAVELELLTEAQFDEWVIPADMVHPK, from the coding sequence ATGTCGACACAGAATCAGGCAACTCGTACCGAAAAAGATACCATGGGTAACGTAGAAGTCCCAGCTGATGCTTATTGGGGTGCGCAAACTCAGCGTAGCCGCGAAAACTTCAAAATCGGTGGCGAGACTTTGCCGCGTCCAATGATTGAAGCGATGGCACTGGTCAAAAAAGCCGCTGCGATTACCAATGCAAGCCTAGAGCGTATCGAAGGCGACAAGCGTGACCTTATCGTACAAGCCGCTGACGAAATCATCAATGGTGGTCTGGTCGATCAGTTCCCATTGGTTGTATGGCAGACAGGTTCTGGCACCCAGTCAAACATGAACATGAACGAAGTATTGGCCAACCGTGCCAACGAAATCGCTGGTTCTGAGCGTGGCAGCTACACGCCAATTCACCCAAATGACCATGTAAACCATGCACAGTCTACCAACGACAGCTTCCCAACGGCGATTCGTGTGGCTGCTGCGCGTCAAATTAACAGCTTGTTGATTCCAGCGGTAAAAGCACTACGCGATACACTAGCGGCTAAAGCCAAAGAATTCGATAGCATCGTAAAAATCGGTCGTACGCATTTACAAGACGCGACGCCTTTGACTTTAGGCCAAGAGTTCAGCGGCTATGTAAGCCAACTTGACCACGCGTTAACTCGTATCGACAACGCGCTACAAGGCCTATATGAATTGCCACTAGGTGGTACTGCGGTTGGTACTGGTCTAAACGCCCATCCTGACTATGCAGTAAAATCAGCTGCGCAACTAGCGACTTTGACTGGCTTACCATTTGTCACGTCACCGAACAAATTTGAAGCACTAGCCGCTCGTGATGCAGAAGTATTTGCGTCAGGCGCATTAAAAACGCTAGCAGCCAGCTTAAATAAAATCGCTAACGACGTACGTTGGTTGGCTTCAGGTCCTCGTTGCGGTCTGGGCGAGTTGACGATTCCTGAAAATGAGCCAGGCTCTTCTATCATGCCAGGCAAAGTAAACCCAACTCAGTCAGAAGCAATGACCATGGTTGTCGCTCAGGTCATGGGTAACGACACCACTATCAGCATGGCTGGCGCATCAGGTAACTTTGAGCTAAACGTTTATAAGCCAGTTATCGCCTTTAACTTGTTACAGTCTATCAAACTGCTTGGCGATGCTTGCAACAGCTTCAACGAAAACTGTGCCGTTGGTATCGAGCCAGTAAAAGACAAAATCGATGACTTCTTGCACAATTCATTGATGCTAGTCACGTCATTGAACCGTCATGTTGGTTATGAAAACGCTGCAAAAATCGCTAAGACGGCTTATAAAGAAAACAAGACCTTGAAGCAAGTGGCGGTTGAGCTAGAGCTACTAACTGAAGCTCAGTTCGATGAGTGGGTAATTCCTGCTGATATGGTACATCCTAAGTAA
- a CDS encoding MipA/OmpV family protein — protein sequence MLKLAALPNISTRTMFSAFTATALFSVASLSNAALFNDNLPTDKDAELSVGVNVMAVKSAYDLEDSTEVRVLPGAFYDNNKVYVRGAQAGAYLINDGVNQLSAYAKLAGSEFEPDDANGALQGLDERKSSAEAGLSYQRRTAIGGIRAQIGADVLDRSGGNTARLTYLSRITKGKLTVYPSIGFEYHDADYNEYYYGVSEKEAAKTGVDAYKSNSSLNPYINISANYDFNERWAGFANQSVSYVPNEQYDSPMVDSRTEAATTLGLLYKF from the coding sequence ATGTTAAAACTTGCAGCGCTACCTAATATCTCTACACGTACTATGTTTAGCGCGTTTACCGCTACTGCACTATTTAGTGTGGCTAGCCTGTCTAACGCCGCACTTTTTAATGATAACCTGCCGACTGACAAAGATGCTGAGCTCAGCGTTGGGGTCAATGTCATGGCGGTCAAATCAGCCTATGATCTCGAAGATAGTACTGAAGTGCGCGTGCTACCAGGTGCATTTTATGACAATAACAAAGTCTATGTACGCGGTGCGCAAGCTGGTGCGTATCTGATCAACGATGGTGTCAATCAGCTGTCTGCCTATGCCAAGCTTGCAGGTTCTGAGTTTGAACCTGATGATGCCAATGGCGCACTGCAAGGCTTGGATGAGCGTAAATCCTCAGCAGAAGCAGGTCTTAGCTATCAGCGTCGTACGGCTATTGGCGGCATCCGCGCGCAGATAGGTGCTGATGTATTAGATCGTAGTGGTGGTAACACAGCTCGCTTGACCTATCTCTCTAGAATCACCAAAGGCAAGCTAACGGTCTATCCAAGTATTGGCTTTGAATATCATGATGCTGACTACAATGAATACTACTATGGTGTCAGTGAAAAAGAGGCTGCTAAAACAGGCGTTGACGCTTATAAATCTAACTCAAGCCTGAATCCGTATATCAACATTAGCGCTAACTACGACTTTAATGAGCGCTGGGCAGGATTTGCCAATCAAAGCGTAAGCTATGTACCAAATGAGCAGTACGATAGCCCAATGGTCGACTCACGTACTGAAGCAGCGACGACACTTGGTTTGCTTTATAAGTTCTAG
- a CDS encoding 5-formyltetrahydrofolate cyclo-ligase translates to MHSKTMPTEPKTFNSQEPTLSNPPRRHFTRQRRQLSVGARRQFAQSASLHLSKLKQRLPTHARIGLYYDGFGELPTQPLLDWCQRLGYSPYLPVVGSLGRTSNGNDDKRLRFVPVYHSKLVNVPTRIHQLGMKQNHSSALLWASELDVIICPLVAVDLNGNRMGMGGGFYDTTLGKSYRSGAKKPLKIGWCYDFQVVEQLARQPWDVPLDGLITPSGIRWF, encoded by the coding sequence ATGCACTCTAAAACTATGCCCACTGAGCCAAAAACTTTTAACTCACAAGAACCCACACTAAGTAATCCGCCTAGACGACACTTTACTCGCCAGCGTCGACAGTTGAGTGTTGGCGCGCGCAGACAGTTTGCTCAGTCTGCAAGCTTACATCTATCTAAGCTAAAGCAGCGATTGCCTACACATGCACGCATTGGGCTTTATTATGATGGATTTGGTGAGCTACCTACTCAGCCACTATTGGACTGGTGCCAACGCTTAGGCTATTCTCCTTATTTACCGGTTGTCGGTTCTCTTGGTCGTACTAGCAATGGCAATGATGATAAACGATTGCGTTTTGTGCCTGTCTATCACTCAAAACTGGTGAATGTTCCCACTCGCATTCACCAATTGGGCATGAAGCAAAATCACAGCAGCGCCCTGCTCTGGGCGTCGGAACTAGACGTGATTATTTGTCCACTTGTGGCGGTAGACCTAAACGGTAACCGCATGGGCATGGGTGGCGGGTTCTATGATACGACGCTTGGGAAAAGCTATCGGTCGGGCGCTAAAAAGCCATTAAAGATAGGCTGGTGCTATGATTTTCAAGTGGTTGAACAATTAGCGCGTCAACCGTGGGATGTGCCGTTAGACGGCTTAATTACCCCAAGTGGCATAAGGTGGTTTTAA
- a CDS encoding rhomboid family intramembrane serine protease → MTIQQLLKTAPVTTLLLVSFIGLFIMQILTGVDANNPSTEALLKWGANALPFTMGDDPWRLVSSAFLHIGLMHLLFNGFAMYFFGQIAEPMFGSAKFLALFLLAAIGGNLLNSYVTWQSILDGTGQPGLSAGASGGIMGIGAALLIAALFKISVNGMVLNLKSLIFIMGINLVYGFAVPGIDNAGHIGGAITGLVIALAFAIGYRQRLAAAIQNAAIQQQRTFNPYQTNYSYSTHDNSSYNSQYSGQYREQHDNQGRYDANSIDQSPHLDTNSTEQDTAFANNETNTADIYAESVTANNSPLSNEAVHNSIDPKALKKPSIIWQLLPWLAMLLISIGFVWWWQDIHQQLLQVLKAIE, encoded by the coding sequence ATGACCATTCAACAACTATTAAAAACAGCGCCCGTCACTACCCTGCTACTAGTCAGCTTTATCGGGCTATTTATTATGCAGATACTAACGGGTGTCGATGCCAACAACCCCTCCACTGAGGCACTGCTCAAATGGGGTGCCAATGCATTACCATTTACCATGGGTGATGATCCTTGGCGACTGGTCAGCAGTGCATTTTTGCACATTGGTTTGATGCATTTATTGTTTAATGGGTTTGCCATGTATTTCTTTGGTCAGATTGCCGAGCCGATGTTTGGCTCAGCCAAGTTTTTGGCATTATTTTTACTGGCGGCAATTGGCGGTAACTTACTCAACAGCTATGTGACGTGGCAAAGTATTTTGGATGGTACGGGACAGCCTGGACTATCAGCTGGGGCATCTGGCGGTATCATGGGTATTGGCGCGGCATTATTAATTGCTGCACTGTTTAAAATATCGGTCAATGGCATGGTACTGAATCTTAAGAGCCTGATATTTATTATGGGCATCAACCTCGTCTATGGGTTTGCTGTACCGGGTATTGATAATGCTGGTCATATCGGTGGCGCAATCACAGGACTAGTGATTGCATTGGCTTTTGCGATTGGCTACCGTCAGCGTCTAGCAGCCGCTATACAGAATGCAGCGATTCAGCAGCAGCGCACGTTTAACCCTTATCAAACCAACTACTCATACAGTACTCACGACAACTCATCATATAACAGTCAGTATAGTGGCCAATATCGTGAACAACATGATAATCAAGGCCGCTATGACGCCAACTCTATCGACCAGTCACCTCACCTTGATACCAACTCAACCGAGCAAGATACTGCGTTTGCCAACAATGAAACGAATACAGCAGACATATATGCCGAAAGCGTTACCGCTAACAATTCACCGTTAAGTAATGAAGCTGTTCATAATAGTATTGATCCCAAAGCACTTAAAAAACCTTCTATTATTTGGCAGCTATTACCATGGCTTGCGATGTTACTTATTAGCATTGGCTTCGTCTGGTGGTGGCAAGATATTCATCAGCAATTACTGCAAGTACTAAAAGCCATTGAGTAA
- a CDS encoding glutaredoxin family protein: protein MYDDNIEVLRARVIAANPSLGIDENSNQWWLLGTSGCHLCDIAEQILTQFQAVQPISYQNVDIADFDEALMMEFATAIPVILTPSKRLNYPFSVMDLQQLLA from the coding sequence ATGTACGATGATAATATAGAAGTATTACGAGCGCGTGTTATTGCAGCAAACCCAAGCCTCGGCATTGATGAAAATAGCAATCAATGGTGGCTACTAGGCACCTCGGGCTGTCACTTATGTGATATCGCTGAGCAAATACTCACTCAGTTTCAGGCCGTACAACCGATTAGTTACCAAAATGTCGATATTGCAGACTTTGATGAGGCGCTGATGATGGAATTTGCCACAGCTATTCCTGTGATTTTGACACCATCCAAACGATTAAACTATCCGTTTTCGGTGATGGATTTGCAGCAGCTGCTCGCTTAA
- the mtgA gene encoding monofunctional biosynthetic peptidoglycan transglycosylase yields the protein MASFGTFIKRLLLAIMLLVVAFHILVVGLLLIWKTQPINNSMFMLTHRLTGGTVTQTWAEYDAIAKSAKQAAIVSEDSTFSQHSGFDFKGIKAAQKKNEETGKMSAGGSTITQQLAKNLFLTSHRSYVRKAEEAVITVMIETLWDKQRIMTAYLNVAEFGNGIYGIDAAAHHYFDKSAANLNRDESALLIAMLTNPKYYEDNQGDKRLRNKQRIIKKRMKNAVLPQAAS from the coding sequence ATGGCAAGTTTTGGCACATTTATCAAACGTCTGTTATTGGCAATTATGCTATTGGTTGTCGCATTCCATATATTGGTCGTTGGGCTACTATTAATTTGGAAAACGCAGCCAATTAACAACAGCATGTTTATGTTGACGCATCGCCTAACAGGCGGCACAGTCACTCAGACATGGGCTGAATATGATGCGATTGCCAAATCTGCCAAGCAAGCGGCGATTGTGAGTGAAGACTCGACGTTTAGTCAGCACAGCGGTTTTGATTTTAAAGGTATCAAAGCCGCGCAAAAGAAAAACGAAGAGACAGGCAAAATGTCTGCTGGCGGTTCAACGATTACTCAGCAATTGGCAAAGAACTTGTTCCTCACCTCGCATCGCTCTTATGTGCGTAAAGCGGAAGAGGCTGTCATCACTGTGATGATTGAAACGCTATGGGATAAGCAGCGCATTATGACCGCTTACCTAAATGTAGCGGAGTTTGGTAATGGTATCTATGGTATTGATGCAGCCGCGCATCATTATTTCGATAAGTCTGCGGCCAATCTAAACCGAGATGAGTCAGCGCTTCTGATTGCGATGCTTACCAATCCAAAGTACTACGAAGACAATCAAGGTGATAAGCGTTTGCGTAACAAGCAACGTATTATCAAAAAACGCATGAAAAATGCTGTATTACCGCAAGCAGCTTCGTAA
- the ppk1 gene encoding polyphosphate kinase 1 has protein sequence MTSNQGSGDVNDMIDINNVEDGANDNINKDVSVDNSPNNLAEIEWQRSEDGSYSPSSYINRDLSLLQFHLRVLAQASSSRHPLLERLFFLIIFSSNLDEFFEIRVAGIMQKLNIGDVSTSAHGMRPSEVLNEISIITHAAISEQYRILNEDILPALALEDIRYLKRDELNAEQSAWMKRYFTEQVVPVLTPISIDPAHPFPRLVNKSLNFIATLEGKDAFGRDINLAIVPAPRSLPRVIRLPDELTGGKEHHVMLSAIIHEHIGELFPGMSVTGCHQFRLTRNADLDLADDVEDIAKALEGELENRRFGDKVRLEVTTDCPTHISEYLLNEFELHDNQLYRVNGPVNLTRLLFDFNIPALRYQPFTHVVPKAFRREMDKSDKSTSMFAAMRKSDVLVHHPFHAFSPIINLLWQAASDPKVLAIKQTLYRSGTNSEIVKALAAAARNGKEVTAVIELRARFDEASNIAVANYLQEAGAVVVYGIVGYKTHAKLMLIVRREDDRIRRYVHLGTGNYHAANAKVYTDYGLFSADPDISEDVHKIFQELTGMGKPANLKKLLHAPFTLHEKLMSFIDDEIAHAKAGKRSHIIIKANALTERRLIDKLYDASQAGVKIELILRSMCCLRPQVKGLSENITVRSVIGRFLEHTRVYYFYNDGDERLYCGSADWMDRNLFHRVEVAFPIENKKLFKQIYRDGLINYLQDNTQAWTLDGTGVWQQLQPAGEEPHVAQEHLLKTINRVEESS, from the coding sequence ATGACTAGTAATCAGGGCAGCGGTGATGTTAATGATATGATTGACATTAATAATGTTGAAGATGGCGCTAACGACAATATTAATAAAGACGTTAGTGTAGATAATAGCCCAAATAACTTAGCAGAAATTGAATGGCAACGCTCAGAAGATGGCAGCTATTCACCGAGCAGTTATATCAATCGTGATTTGTCTTTATTACAGTTTCATCTGCGGGTATTAGCGCAGGCATCTAGTTCGCGTCACCCATTGCTTGAGCGCTTATTTTTCTTGATTATTTTTTCATCCAATCTTGATGAGTTTTTTGAGATTCGTGTCGCTGGTATCATGCAAAAGCTTAACATCGGTGATGTATCTACCAGTGCTCATGGCATGCGTCCTAGCGAAGTGCTAAACGAGATATCTATTATCACTCATGCTGCAATCAGTGAGCAGTATCGTATTCTCAATGAGGATATCTTGCCAGCACTTGCGCTCGAAGATATTCGCTATCTCAAACGTGATGAGCTAAACGCTGAGCAGTCTGCATGGATGAAGCGTTATTTTACGGAGCAAGTCGTACCCGTATTGACGCCGATTAGCATTGATCCGGCGCATCCATTTCCGCGTCTGGTAAATAAAAGCTTAAACTTTATCGCTACCTTGGAAGGCAAAGATGCGTTTGGACGCGATATCAACTTGGCGATTGTACCTGCGCCGCGCAGTCTGCCGCGTGTGATTCGTCTGCCAGATGAACTGACTGGTGGTAAAGAGCATCATGTGATGCTATCCGCTATCATTCATGAGCATATCGGTGAGCTATTCCCTGGAATGAGTGTGACTGGTTGTCATCAATTTAGGCTGACACGTAATGCCGATTTAGATTTGGCCGATGATGTCGAAGACATTGCCAAAGCACTAGAAGGCGAGCTCGAAAACCGACGCTTCGGTGATAAGGTGCGCCTTGAGGTCACGACCGATTGCCCAACGCATATCAGTGAGTATCTGCTCAATGAGTTTGAGCTGCATGACAATCAGCTGTATCGTGTCAATGGCCCAGTTAACCTAACGCGTTTGCTGTTTGACTTTAATATTCCTGCGCTACGCTACCAGCCATTTACTCATGTCGTGCCAAAGGCATTCCGCCGAGAAATGGATAAGTCAGATAAATCGACAAGTATGTTTGCTGCCATGCGTAAAAGCGATGTGCTGGTTCATCATCCTTTTCATGCGTTCTCACCGATTATCAATTTACTTTGGCAAGCAGCCAGCGATCCCAAAGTATTGGCAATTAAACAAACGCTATATCGTTCAGGCACCAATTCAGAAATTGTCAAAGCACTTGCTGCCGCTGCTCGTAATGGCAAAGAAGTCACGGCTGTTATCGAGCTGCGTGCGCGTTTTGATGAAGCGTCTAATATCGCAGTTGCCAACTATCTACAAGAAGCAGGCGCGGTCGTGGTCTACGGTATCGTCGGTTACAAGACCCATGCCAAGCTTATGCTAATCGTACGCCGCGAGGACGATCGAATCCGCCGTTATGTGCATCTGGGTACAGGTAACTACCATGCGGCCAATGCCAAGGTCTACACAGATTATGGTCTGTTTAGCGCTGATCCTGATATCTCAGAAGACGTCCATAAAATATTCCAAGAGCTAACCGGCATGGGTAAGCCTGCCAACCTCAAAAAACTGCTACATGCACCGTTTACTTTGCATGAGAAATTGATGAGCTTTATCGATGATGAAATCGCCCATGCCAAAGCGGGCAAACGTTCTCATATTATTATCAAAGCCAATGCGCTAACTGAGCGACGCCTCATTGATAAGTTATATGATGCCTCGCAGGCAGGCGTTAAGATTGAGCTTATTTTACGGTCTATGTGTTGTTTACGTCCGCAAGTAAAAGGACTCTCCGAAAACATTACTGTGCGCTCTGTTATTGGTCGGTTTTTGGAGCATACGCGTGTTTATTATTTCTATAATGACGGCGATGAGCGTCTATACTGCGGTAGTGCAGACTGGATGGATCGTAACCTGTTCCATCGCGTAGAAGTAGCATTCCCGATTGAGAACAAGAAACTGTTTAAGCAGATTTATCGGGATGGCTTAATTAATTACTTACAAGATAATACGCAAGCGTGGACACTTGATGGCACTGGCGTTTGGCAGCAGTTACAGCCAGCAGGTGAGGAGCCACACGTCGCACAAGAGCATTTATTAAAAACGATTAATCGTGTCGAAGAGTCTAGCTAA
- a CDS encoding alpha-hydroxy acid oxidase yields the protein MKDLKPVLKKITEIEDLRRVAERKVPRMFYDYVDSGSWTETTYRSNETDFDRIKLRQRVLVDMDNRSLATQMIGESVNMPVAIAPTGFTGMMWADGEIHAARAAEKFGVPFSLSTMSICSIEDIATHTSKPFWFQLYVMRDQDYMANLIQRAKDANCSALILTADLQVMGQRHKDIKNGLSAPPKPTLTNIINLMTKPQWCMNMLGTKRHSFGNIVGHAKGVEDLSSLSSWTEEQFDPRLSWDDVARIKDMWGGKLIIKGIMEPEDAIMAARSGADALVVSNHGGRQLDGALSSISALSDIVQAVHAEDSDIEVWLDSGIRSGQDVLKAISLGAKGTMIGRAFLYGLGAYGEDGVRRALEIIYKECDISMAFCGHTDINKVTDDILVKGTYENLKVGNF from the coding sequence ATGAAAGATTTAAAACCTGTCTTAAAGAAAATAACAGAGATTGAAGACCTGCGCCGTGTCGCCGAGCGCAAAGTGCCGCGCATGTTTTATGACTATGTCGATTCAGGCTCATGGACTGAGACTACGTATCGCAGTAATGAAACGGACTTTGACCGTATTAAGCTACGCCAACGAGTATTGGTCGATATGGACAATCGCAGTCTAGCGACACAAATGATTGGCGAGTCCGTCAATATGCCCGTTGCCATCGCTCCGACTGGGTTCACTGGTATGATGTGGGCAGATGGCGAAATTCATGCCGCGCGTGCCGCTGAAAAATTTGGCGTGCCTTTCTCGCTCTCGACCATGAGCATCTGCTCTATCGAAGATATCGCCACTCATACCAGCAAACCGTTTTGGTTTCAGTTATATGTCATGCGCGATCAAGATTATATGGCCAATCTGATTCAACGGGCCAAAGATGCCAATTGCTCAGCACTGATATTAACTGCCGACTTGCAGGTCATGGGTCAACGCCATAAAGACATCAAAAACGGCTTGTCTGCACCGCCTAAACCGACACTTACCAACATCATCAACCTAATGACTAAGCCTCAGTGGTGTATGAATATGCTAGGCACCAAACGTCATAGCTTTGGCAATATCGTCGGTCATGCCAAAGGCGTTGAAGACTTGTCCTCATTGAGCTCATGGACAGAAGAGCAGTTTGATCCACGTTTGAGCTGGGATGATGTGGCGCGTATCAAAGACATGTGGGGTGGCAAGCTCATCATCAAAGGCATCATGGAACCTGAAGATGCCATCATGGCGGCCCGTAGCGGTGCCGATGCACTGGTCGTCTCAAACCATGGTGGCCGTCAATTAGACGGTGCGCTGTCTTCTATTTCTGCGCTGTCTGACATCGTACAAGCTGTCCATGCTGAAGATAGCGATATCGAAGTGTGGTTAGACAGTGGCATTCGCTCTGGTCAAGATGTGCTAAAAGCGATATCACTGGGTGCGAAAGGCACGATGATTGGTCGCGCTTTTCTCTATGGATTGGGCGCTTATGGTGAAGATGGTGTACGCCGTGCGCTTGAAATCATCTATAAAGAATGTGATATCTCAATGGCCTTCTGCGGTCATACCGATATCAATAAAGTTACGGACGATATCTTGGTAAAAGGTACTTATGAAAATCTTAAAGTTGGTAATTTTTAG